The following is a genomic window from Streptomyces lincolnensis.
TTGGCGCCGCTGCGGCCCGCGCGCAGTCCCCCGAGGAACTCCGCGACACCGGTTCCGATGCTGGTCACCGCGCCGAGGCCGGTGATGACGACGCGTCGCGGTGATGACATGTCAGACAGCGTCATCGCGGCCTACTGCCGGCGGGCGGCGGCTTCCGCCACCACCTCGCACACGCCTTGCAGGTTCACCATGTTGACGAGTTGCTCCTGGGCGATGGTGATCTTGAAGGTCTTCTCCAGCGACGCGAGGATCTCTATCGCGAGCAGCGAGTCCGCGTCGTGGTCCTCCTTGAAACGGCTCGTGAGGGTCATGTCCTCGGGTTCTATCTCGAGGATGTCGGTCACGATGTCCTTGACCTTGCTCTCGAGGTCGGTGTCGATGCTCGGACTCGTCATGGCCGCTTCCTTCTTCCTCTTGGTGACTGGTTCTTCGT
Proteins encoded in this region:
- a CDS encoding acyl carrier protein — translated: MTSPSIDTDLESKVKDIVTDILEIEPEDMTLTSRFKEDHDADSLLAIEILASLEKTFKITIAQEQLVNMVNLQGVCEVVAEAAARRQ